In one window of Maribacter sp. BPC-D8 DNA:
- a CDS encoding sulfatase, which produces MKILKLSTLPLLSIFSSFLLFSIASCGDKKVEKVASTKKTKPNIIWLMAEDMSTDLACYGLPNVKTPNLDKMATDGVRFDNAFVTNPICSPSRSAMMIGTHQVKTNTHNHRSNRDIPLDKQFTPMTQKLREAGYTTILGNHSVMKKGRKIDVNFKHEPIGSWDGETNFGLFDKYDNFEKADEPFFAQIQLVATHRGDWWNEVREKSEHPVDPDNVEMPSYMADHPAIRLDWAKYLDQIEYIDNEVGMIFKELEEKNMADNTVVIFIGDNGRCNIKGKGYLHDPGLRIPLIVYYPEQFKGGEVRKDVVSATDITASILDFAQIEIPTYMTGQPIFDANFNREYVYGARDLWDEIDEKSRAITSDEWKYIRNDKPEIPFDAHQAYLEFYRPAVHIMRQLKKEGKLTDEQKFFFEDTKPVEELYNLKNDPQELVNLATNAEYETILTQMRAKTIDFDNRMKPVSDIYEPKSVQSTVDLVEWIKNEHPEVRKQMEDGVEIGFKKWGKIYKDYQQNNSK; this is translated from the coding sequence ATGAAAATACTTAAATTATCTACGTTACCACTACTAAGCATCTTTTCAAGTTTTCTTCTGTTTTCAATAGCATCATGTGGTGATAAAAAAGTCGAAAAGGTTGCAAGCACTAAAAAGACTAAACCAAACATCATTTGGCTGATGGCTGAAGACATGAGCACAGATTTGGCTTGTTACGGTTTGCCAAATGTAAAAACCCCTAATTTAGACAAAATGGCAACTGACGGTGTTCGTTTCGATAATGCCTTTGTAACCAATCCTATTTGTTCGCCAAGTCGTTCTGCAATGATGATCGGTACGCATCAAGTAAAAACCAATACGCATAATCATCGTAGCAATAGAGATATTCCTTTAGACAAACAGTTTACGCCTATGACACAAAAATTACGAGAAGCGGGTTACACTACTATTTTGGGTAATCATTCCGTAATGAAAAAAGGACGTAAAATCGACGTTAATTTTAAGCATGAACCTATCGGGAGTTGGGACGGAGAAACTAATTTTGGCTTATTTGACAAGTATGACAATTTTGAAAAAGCCGATGAACCATTCTTTGCACAAATTCAATTGGTAGCAACACACCGAGGGGATTGGTGGAACGAGGTTCGTGAAAAATCTGAGCATCCTGTTGATCCAGATAATGTTGAAATGCCTTCTTATATGGCAGATCACCCGGCAATTCGTTTAGATTGGGCTAAATATTTAGACCAGATTGAATATATAGATAATGAAGTGGGAATGATTTTTAAAGAACTTGAAGAAAAAAATATGGCAGATAATACTGTTGTTATTTTTATAGGTGATAATGGTCGTTGTAATATTAAAGGAAAGGGGTATTTACATGATCCAGGCTTAAGAATTCCTTTAATTGTTTATTACCCAGAGCAATTTAAAGGTGGCGAAGTAAGAAAAGATGTTGTGAGTGCAACAGATATTACCGCTAGTATTTTAGATTTTGCCCAAATTGAAATTCCGACTTATATGACCGGTCAGCCAATATTTGATGCCAATTTCAATAGAGAGTATGTTTATGGCGCACGTGATTTATGGGATGAGATTGACGAGAAATCAAGAGCCATTACCTCTGATGAATGGAAATATATTAGAAACGATAAGCCAGAAATACCATTTGACGCCCACCAAGCGTATTTAGAATTTTATCGCCCAGCTGTTCATATAATGCGTCAGCTTAAAAAAGAAGGCAAATTAACCGATGAACAAAAATTCTTCTTTGAAGACACCAAGCCTGTAGAAGAATTATACAATCTAAAAAATGACCCTCAAGAGTTAGTTAATTTAGCTACCAATGCAGAATATGAAACCATCTTGACTCAAATGAGAGCGAAAACTATTGATTTTGATAATAGAATGAAACCCGTAAGTGACATCTACGAACCTAAGTCTGTTCAGAGTACAGTCGATTTAGTTGAATGGATAAAAAATGAACACCCAGAGGTACGTAAACAAATGGAAGATGGTGTAGAAATCGGATTTAAAAAATGGGGGAAAATCTATAAAGATTACCAACAGAACAATAGCAAATAA
- a CDS encoding sulfatase yields MKIRNILFFFVFISTLFSSCKEQEKKQKETAEETKQPNIVLLFVDDYGWSDVGFRNDTFSTPNIDQLKKEGLNFNRAYIPTPTCSPSRLSLLTGKEAIRLGMPRHIALDPNKPDAEYNLWPTDPVQMPSRNYLPLEEVTYAEKLKEEGYYNYFVGKWHLGHKGRYPTDQGFDEEFGTTDHGHPKSYYFPFFKDGDPNGFMKNYKEGDYLTDVLTDGAVDFIKTYDKADPFMLSFWYYSVHGPSVGRKDLLKKYQEAGLEGKYAHHAAMVEAMDESIGRVRNALKEKGIEENTVIIVLSDQGGAYTNAPLSGGKKGGNTLGEGGARVPFIIKYPGVTKANTESNTPVQSIDLYPTLIEIASGKKYNDNQIQGVSLLPILNGSDIEQRELYFFRSYEDQYAAVISGDWKLVKYHSGKFQLFNVSEDISEQNDLIGKGLDIEKKLIADIAAWEKEAVPTY; encoded by the coding sequence ATGAAAATTAGAAATATTCTATTCTTTTTTGTTTTTATATCTACTTTGTTTTCATCTTGTAAAGAGCAAGAAAAAAAACAGAAAGAAACAGCTGAAGAAACTAAACAACCCAACATTGTATTATTATTCGTTGATGATTACGGGTGGTCAGATGTAGGGTTTAGAAATGATACTTTTAGCACACCAAATATTGACCAACTCAAAAAAGAAGGTTTAAATTTCAACAGAGCATATATTCCAACACCGACTTGTAGCCCAAGTCGACTTTCTTTGTTAACGGGAAAAGAAGCTATAAGATTGGGTATGCCTAGACACATTGCTCTAGATCCAAATAAGCCAGATGCCGAATATAACTTATGGCCAACCGACCCTGTGCAGATGCCATCAAGAAATTATTTACCTCTTGAAGAAGTTACCTATGCCGAAAAACTTAAAGAAGAAGGTTACTACAATTATTTTGTTGGCAAATGGCATTTAGGTCATAAAGGGCGTTACCCTACTGATCAAGGTTTTGATGAAGAATTCGGAACAACAGATCATGGGCATCCTAAAAGCTATTACTTCCCATTTTTTAAGGATGGTGACCCTAACGGATTCATGAAAAATTATAAAGAAGGTGATTACCTTACTGACGTATTAACTGATGGTGCTGTTGACTTTATTAAAACCTATGATAAGGCAGATCCTTTTATGCTGTCATTTTGGTATTATTCTGTACATGGACCTTCTGTAGGTAGAAAAGACTTATTGAAGAAATATCAAGAAGCTGGTTTAGAGGGTAAATATGCACATCATGCTGCTATGGTCGAAGCTATGGATGAATCTATTGGTCGGGTTAGAAATGCATTAAAAGAAAAAGGAATTGAAGAAAATACAGTAATTATCGTATTATCTGATCAAGGTGGGGCTTATACCAACGCACCACTTAGCGGTGGTAAAAAAGGTGGAAACACATTAGGTGAAGGTGGTGCAAGAGTACCATTTATCATAAAATATCCTGGCGTTACCAAAGCAAACACAGAAAGTAATACTCCTGTTCAATCTATAGATTTATATCCAACTTTAATTGAAATCGCTTCAGGCAAGAAGTATAACGACAATCAAATTCAAGGGGTTAGTTTACTACCTATTTTAAATGGTAGCGATATTGAACAAAGAGAACTTTATTTCTTTAGAAGTTATGAAGACCAATATGCCGCTGTAATTTCTGGAGATTGGAAATTGGTAAAGTATCACAGCGGAAAATTTCAGCTATTCAATGTTTCAGAAGACATCAGTGAACAAAACGATTTAATAGGAAAAGGGCTAGACATTGAAAAGAAACTTATAGCAGATATTGCCGCTTGGGAAAAAGAAGCTGTACCAACTTACTAA
- a CDS encoding sulfatase, which translates to MKIGTSKLLLCVFVSCIIFSCNTKAQTKKKPNVLWIIAEDLSPFMGCYGDSINTGHTPVIDQLASDGVLFKRAYTTAPVCSAARSAIITGVMQTTTGTHNHRSSRFTEDSIVPQNLRILLPKDMKTIPELMKDAGYFTFNSGKDDYNFHYDRTALYDVGTKENYKPGMNGWQGNHAIDFMTVKNYVWNARKDKDQPWFGQVQIMGGKKDYKYVREGEKLAPNDVPLPPYFPNIPSQREAWTTHYNANRGSDVTVENILKQLEADGELENTIIFFFSDHGSPTSLRHKQFCYEGGMLVPLMVKGNHPALKAGDVRNDLVSLLDVSATTLAMGGAQIPAYLDGQDLFAETFKEKEYVIGARDRCDYTIDRIRTVVSEDFRYIKNFFPDRPMMQAGYRDNKPIVLDMKKAHEEGKLTPYQEEHWFGVRPVEELYDLKADPDQINNLANDPKFSNILVEHRAVLENWMKETDDKGQYPEDVAQLEATFNLWKDRPRFKNAKVNPEYDQFK; encoded by the coding sequence ATGAAAATAGGAACATCAAAATTACTGCTATGCGTATTCGTAAGTTGTATTATATTTTCTTGTAATACGAAGGCTCAGACTAAAAAAAAGCCAAATGTTCTATGGATAATCGCTGAAGACTTATCCCCATTTATGGGCTGTTATGGAGATTCTATTAATACAGGGCATACTCCGGTTATTGATCAGCTGGCTAGTGATGGTGTACTTTTTAAACGTGCCTATACCACCGCACCCGTTTGTTCGGCAGCAAGGTCTGCGATAATTACAGGTGTTATGCAAACGACAACTGGCACACACAATCATAGATCTAGTCGATTTACAGAAGATAGTATTGTACCTCAAAACTTACGTATTCTACTACCCAAAGACATGAAAACCATACCTGAATTAATGAAAGATGCAGGGTATTTCACCTTTAATAGCGGAAAAGATGATTATAACTTCCACTATGACAGAACAGCTTTATATGATGTTGGCACCAAAGAAAACTACAAGCCTGGCATGAACGGTTGGCAAGGTAATCATGCAATTGATTTTATGACGGTAAAGAATTATGTATGGAATGCTAGAAAAGACAAAGACCAGCCTTGGTTTGGACAAGTTCAAATAATGGGCGGAAAAAAAGATTACAAATATGTACGAGAAGGAGAAAAATTAGCGCCAAATGATGTGCCGTTACCTCCTTATTTCCCTAATATTCCATCTCAACGAGAAGCTTGGACCACGCATTATAACGCAAATAGAGGATCTGATGTTACTGTAGAAAATATACTAAAACAACTTGAAGCAGACGGAGAGTTAGAAAATACCATAATATTTTTCTTTTCGGACCATGGTAGTCCAACATCTCTTCGCCATAAACAATTCTGTTATGAAGGTGGTATGTTAGTGCCCTTAATGGTAAAGGGGAACCATCCCGCTTTAAAAGCTGGTGATGTAAGAAACGATTTGGTATCCTTATTAGATGTGTCTGCAACAACTTTAGCAATGGGCGGAGCTCAAATACCAGCTTATTTAGATGGTCAAGATTTATTTGCAGAAACGTTTAAGGAAAAAGAATATGTAATTGGAGCTAGAGATCGTTGCGATTATACAATCGACAGAATAAGAACTGTAGTTTCTGAAGACTTTCGGTATATCAAAAACTTTTTTCCAGACAGGCCTATGATGCAAGCTGGTTATAGAGATAATAAACCTATTGTTTTAGATATGAAGAAAGCTCATGAAGAAGGTAAATTAACACCCTACCAAGAAGAGCATTGGTTTGGAGTAAGACCTGTTGAGGAGCTATACGATTTAAAAGCAGATCCAGATCAAATTAATAATCTTGCTAACGACCCAAAATTTTCTAATATACTTGTCGAGCACAGAGCGGTTTTAGAAAACTGGATGAAAGAAACCGACGATAAAGGACAGTATCCTGAAGATGTTGCGCAATTAGAAGCAACCTTTAATTTATGGAAAGACAGACCACGTTTTAAAAATGCAAAGGTTAACCCTGAATACGATCAGTTTAAATAA
- a CDS encoding sulfatase — MKNCLMLFIVLIFISCRNEKRSNKEAAKKPNIIFVLVDDLGYADVGFNGSTYFETPNIDALAKESLVLDNAYMYPTCSPSRTAIFTGKQSFRTGVYTVPVLEKGTAEENIFSRWTVGKEHPIYAEPLADAGYKSIHIGKYHIVGPYPELEMAMEFPFKQKLTQPEPGDYSWVEKHKKPEISQYYPEGRGFIKNVGGTFRGDPGFEEGGYKSIAGGYWAPFSNPFIEKKKDDNWLTDRLTDEAIDFMDSHKEEPFLINLNFYAVHRPIRARSEALYEKYMTKPVDSILGQGLEKNAKAKDLTAKYATMLASVDDNIQRLLTYLDKSGLRENTIIIFTSDNGYHRIASANNTLRGAKGDIYEGGIKVPMLVNWPKKITPRRSDVAVSGLDVFPTLLDVAQIEDFEGKLDGSSLAPLFRNDTKSLNERPLFWHLASQYKHGTCSVIRKGNYKLIQFLADGSLELFNLKEDQKESHNLANELPEITENLLGELVEWRKANNVALPPNAVMDF, encoded by the coding sequence ATGAAAAACTGTTTGATGCTATTTATAGTTTTGATTTTTATTTCATGTAGAAATGAAAAACGTTCTAATAAAGAAGCAGCGAAAAAACCAAATATTATTTTTGTTTTAGTAGACGATTTAGGCTATGCCGATGTTGGCTTTAATGGATCAACTTATTTTGAAACCCCCAATATAGATGCATTAGCGAAAGAAAGCTTAGTGTTAGACAATGCGTACATGTACCCTACATGTTCACCCTCTCGTACGGCAATTTTTACAGGCAAACAATCTTTTAGAACTGGCGTTTACACGGTACCGGTATTAGAAAAAGGGACGGCTGAAGAAAATATTTTTTCTAGATGGACGGTTGGTAAAGAGCACCCTATTTACGCAGAACCATTAGCTGATGCCGGCTACAAATCTATTCATATTGGAAAATATCATATCGTAGGTCCGTATCCTGAGTTAGAAATGGCAATGGAATTCCCCTTTAAACAAAAACTAACACAACCAGAGCCAGGAGACTATTCTTGGGTAGAAAAGCATAAGAAACCAGAGATTAGTCAGTACTATCCTGAAGGAAGAGGTTTTATAAAAAATGTTGGTGGTACGTTCAGAGGTGATCCTGGTTTTGAAGAAGGTGGTTACAAAAGTATAGCGGGTGGTTATTGGGCACCTTTTAGCAATCCTTTTATAGAAAAGAAAAAAGATGATAATTGGCTGACCGACCGGTTAACAGATGAGGCAATTGATTTTATGGATTCTCATAAAGAAGAACCATTTTTAATCAACCTAAACTTTTATGCCGTTCATAGACCTATTCGGGCAAGAAGTGAAGCATTGTATGAAAAATACATGACGAAACCTGTTGATTCTATTTTAGGTCAAGGTTTAGAAAAAAATGCCAAAGCTAAAGACCTTACGGCAAAATATGCCACAATGCTAGCATCTGTTGATGATAACATACAACGTCTATTAACTTATCTAGATAAGAGTGGATTAAGAGAGAATACTATAATAATCTTTACTTCAGATAACGGTTACCATAGAATAGCAAGTGCGAACAACACATTAAGAGGCGCAAAAGGAGATATTTATGAAGGCGGTATAAAAGTACCTATGTTAGTAAATTGGCCTAAAAAAATAACACCAAGAAGAAGCGATGTTGCAGTAAGTGGTCTAGATGTTTTTCCAACCCTTTTAGATGTAGCGCAAATTGAAGACTTTGAAGGTAAATTAGACGGTTCTTCATTGGCACCTTTATTCAGAAATGATACTAAATCTTTAAATGAAAGACCATTATTTTGGCATTTAGCAAGCCAATATAAACATGGAACTTGTTCTGTTATAAGAAAGGGAAACTATAAGTTAATTCAGTTTTTAGCCGATGGTTCTCTTGAATTATTCAATTTAAAAGAGGATCAAAAAGAAAGTCATAACCTAGCTAATGAGCTACCAGAAATAACTGAAAATTTACTAGGCGAGTTAGTTGAATGGCGAAAAGCAAATAATGTAGCATTGCCCCCAAATGCTGTTATGGATTTTTAG